In Saimiri boliviensis isolate mSaiBol1 chromosome 12, mSaiBol1.pri, whole genome shotgun sequence, one genomic interval encodes:
- the LOC141580678 gene encoding LOW QUALITY PROTEIN: putative uncharacterized protein FLJ46214 (The sequence of the model RefSeq protein was modified relative to this genomic sequence to represent the inferred CDS: inserted 1 base in 1 codon; deleted 2 bases in 1 codon): MTCPAFGLYQSLPPGKLRALQGRRPPLLPCPPPRIPTSVHFPWDSGALTPSPPVSQGPGVGPRTGRGNRLCRPPRHSAARSFCLLPGPPLGTGALCSPRTAQGLGFRGSEQRARHTRLTCPSPPEGPPLHTHHTCAPPPPLARCPSAALLAGPKCHGGPSPAAPRPLPGISLTWXPRTPLPGPPPPQRPGPEDSPSPPAPSCPGVWASSPPTPSPRPWRPGEGTRFTPDG; encoded by the exons ATGACCTGCCCAGCCTTTGGCCTCTACCAATCTCTGCCCCCAGGAAAGCTTCGAGCGCTGCAGGGCCGCCGGCCACCTCTGCTCCCG TGTCCCCCTCCAAGGATTCCCACCTCAGTTCATTTTCCATGGGACTCAGGAGCCCTGACCCCCAGCCCCCCAGTTTCCCAGGGTCCTGGCGTGGGGCCCAGAACAGGGCGAGGTAACAGGTTGTGCCGGCCGCCCCGCCACAGCGCGGCTCGGAGTTTCTGTTTACTTCCCGGCCCGCCCCTGGGGACGGGAGCCCTGTGCTCCCCTAGGACTGCTCAGGGCCTGGGGTTCAGGGGCTCGGAACAGCGGGCCCGACACACCAGGCTTACCTGCCCCAGCCCTCCGGAGGGTcccccactacacacacac cacacctgtgctccccctcctcctctcgcCCGGTGTCCAAGCGCAGCCCTGCTCGCAGGACCTAAATGTCACGGTGGTCCCAGCCCAGCTGCCCCCAGGCCGCTCCCGGGGATCTCCCTGACTT CACCCCGGACCCCGCTCCCCGGACCCCCTCCACCCCAGAGACCCGGACCTGAAGACTCCCCATCCCCTCCAGCACCTAGCTGCCCAGGTGTCTGGGCCTCCAGCCCCCCgacccccagccccaggccttgGAGACCTGGAGAAGGAACTAGGTTCACCCCCGACGGCTGA
- the LOC141580677 gene encoding LOW QUALITY PROTEIN: uncharacterized protein LOC141580677 (The sequence of the model RefSeq protein was modified relative to this genomic sequence to represent the inferred CDS: inserted 2 bases in 2 codons; substituted 1 base at 1 genomic stop codon) has protein sequence MSSDKNVLPPSIHPDPPIHPRLCACNLLSIQPCLCACICPSIPVSVHASVHPSIPASVHASVHPSIPASVHASVHPSIPASVHASVHPSIPASVHASVHPSIPASVHASVHPSIPASVHASVHPSSPASVHASVYPSILASAYARIHPSIPASVPASIHPSPPLCMHLSIHPSPIPFFVSAHPALSVHDCLILRRSLDPFPPHTXCCTLLSLPSQVLQPVVSTXSSLPPLLSRLTPLWPKFFPTXLGLQTLKKSLCPWMTKRRPM, from the exons ATGTCATCT GATAAGAACGTCCTACCCCCATCTATCCATCCAgacccacccatccatccccgCCTCTGTGCATGCAACCTTCTGTCTATCCAGCCCTGCCTCTGTGCCtgcatctgtccatccatccctGTTTCTGTGCAtgcatctgtccatccatccatccctgccTCTGTGCAtgcatccgtccatccatccatccctgccTCTGTGCAtgcatccgtccatccatccatccctgccTCTGTGCAtgcatccgtccatccatccatccctgccTCTGTGCAtgcatccgtccatccatccatccctgccTCTGTGCAtgcatccgtccatccatccatccctgccTCTGTGCAtgcatccgtccatccatccagccctgcctctgtgcatgcatctgtctatccatccatccttgCCTCTGCGTATGCacgcatccatccatccatccctgcctctgtgcctgcatctatccatccatctccACCTCTATGCAtgcatctgtccatccatccatcccccaTTCCTTTCTTTGTATCAGCTCATCCAGCGTTGAGTGTTCACGACTGCCTCATCCTAAGACGCTCATTGGACCCATTCCCTCCCCACA TGTGCTGcactctgctctcccttcccagTCAAGTTCTCCAGCCAGTGGTCTCAACTTAATCTTCACTTCCTCCGCTCCTCTCACGCCTAACCCCACTGTGGCCTAAATTCTTCCCAA CGCTGGGCTTACAGACACTAAAAAAGTCACTTTGTCCCTGGATGACCAAACGCAGGCCCATGTAA
- the MMP25 gene encoding matrix metalloproteinase-25 isoform X2, translating into MGSGHPDSWEWLTRYGYLPPPHPAQAQLQSPEKLSDAIKVMQRFAGLPETGLMDPRTVATMRKPRCSLPDVLGVAGLVRRRRRYALSGSVWKKRTLTWRVRSFPQSSQLRPETVRVLMNYALMAWGMETDLKFNEVDSPQGQEPDILIDFASAFHQDSYPFDGVGGTLAHAFFPGEHPISGDTHFDDEETWTFGSKDGEGTDLFAVAVHEFGHALGLGHSSAPNSIMRPFYQGPVGDPDKYRLSQDDRDGLQQLYGKAPQTPHDKPTRKPLAPPQPPAAPPDSPSSPIPDRCDGNFDAIANIRGETFFFKGPWFWRLQPSGQLVSPRPARLHRFWEGLPAQVRVVQAAYARHRDGRILLFSGPQFWVFQDRQLEGGARPLTELGLPWGEEVDAVFSWPQNGKTYLVRGRQYWRYDEAAARPDPGYPRDLSLWEGAPPSPDDVTVSNTGDTYFFKGAHYWRFPMGSIKSEPNAPQPMGPEWLDCPAPSAGPHAPRPPKATPESRGCDCQCELNQASGRRPAPLPLLLLPLLVGGVASR; encoded by the exons ATGGGATCTGGGCACCCGGATTCTTGG GAGTGGCTGACGCGATATGGTTACCTGCCgccaccccaccctgcccaggCCCAGCTGCAGAGCCCTGAGAAGCTGAGCGATGCCATCAAGGTCATGCAAAGGTTCGCGGGGCTACCAGAGACCGGCCTAATGG ACCCAAGGACTGTGGCCACCATGCGTAAGCCCCGCTGCTCCCTGCCTGACGTGCTAGGGGTGGCGGGGCTGGTCAGGCGTCGGCGCCGGTACGCTCTGAGTGGCAGTGTGTGGAAGAAGCGCACCCTGACGTGGAG GGTGCGTTCCTTCCCCCAGAGTTCCCAGCTGAGGCCAGAGACCGTGCGGGTCCTCATGAACTATGCCCTGATGGCCTGGGGCATGGAGACAGATCTCAAATTCAATGAGGTGGATTCCCCTCAGGGCCAGGAGCCTGACATCCTCATCGACTTTGCCAGCGCCTTCCACCAGGACAGCTACCCCTTTGATGGGGTGGGGGGCACCCTAGCCCATGCCTTCTTCCCCGGGGAGCACCCCATCTCTGGGGACACTCACTTTGATGATGAGGAAACCTGGACTTTTGGGTCAAAAG ATGGCGAGGGGACTGACCTGTTTGCCGTGGCTGTGCATGAGTTCGGCCATGCTCTGGGCCTGGGCCACTCCTCAGCCCCCAACTCCATCATGAGGCCCTTCTACCAGGGCCCAGTGGGTGACCCAGACAAGTACCGCCTGTCTCAGGATGACCGTGATGGCCTGCAGCAGCTCTATG GGAAGGCACCCCAAACCCCACATGACAAGCCCACAAGGAAGCCCCtggctcctccccagcccccggCCGCGCCCCCAGATAG cCCATCCTCCCCCATCCCTGATCGATGTGACGGCAATTTTGACGCCATCGCCAACATCCGAGGGGAAACTTTCTTCTTCAAAG GCCCCTGGTTCTGGCGTCTCCAGCCCTCGGGACAGCTGGTGTCCCCGCGGCCCGCGCGGCTGCACCGCTTTTGGGAGGGTCTGCCCGCCCAGGTGAGGGTAGTGCAGGCCGCCTATGCCCGGCACCGAGACGGCCGAATCCTCCTCTTTAGCG GTCCCCAGTTCTGGGTGTTCCAGGACCGGCAGCTGGAGGGCGGAGCGCGGCCGCTCACCGAGCTGGGGCTGCCCTGGGGGGAGGAGGTGGACGCCGTGTTCTCGTGGCCGCAGAATGGGAAGACCTACCTGGTCCGTGGCCGGCAGTACTGGCGCTACGACGAGGCGGCGGCGCGCCCGGACCCCGGCTACCCTCGTGACCTCAGCCTCTGGGAGGGCGCGCCCCCTTCCCCCGACGATGTCACCGTCAGCAACACAG GTGACACCTATTTCTTCAAGGGCGCCCACTACTGGCGCTTCCCCATGGGCAGCATCAAGTCCGAGCCGAATGCCCCCCAGCCCATGGGGCCCGAGTGGCTGGACTGCCCCGCCCCCAGCGCTGGACCCCACGCCCCCAGGCCCCCCAAAGCGACCCCGGAGTCCAGAGGCTGCGATTGTCAGTGCGAGCTCAACCAGGCCTCAGGACGGCGGCCGGCGCCCCTCCCGCTgctcctcctgcccctgctggTGGGAGGCGTCGCCTCCCGCTGA
- the MMP25 gene encoding matrix metalloproteinase-25 isoform X1: MRLQVLRLRLRLRLLALLLPLLLPPARAPKPSAQDVSLGVEWLTRYGYLPPPHPAQAQLQSPEKLSDAIKVMQRFAGLPETGLMDPRTVATMRKPRCSLPDVLGVAGLVRRRRRYALSGSVWKKRTLTWRVRSFPQSSQLRPETVRVLMNYALMAWGMETDLKFNEVDSPQGQEPDILIDFASAFHQDSYPFDGVGGTLAHAFFPGEHPISGDTHFDDEETWTFGSKDGEGTDLFAVAVHEFGHALGLGHSSAPNSIMRPFYQGPVGDPDKYRLSQDDRDGLQQLYGKAPQTPHDKPTRKPLAPPQPPAAPPDSPSSPIPDRCDGNFDAIANIRGETFFFKGPWFWRLQPSGQLVSPRPARLHRFWEGLPAQVRVVQAAYARHRDGRILLFSGPQFWVFQDRQLEGGARPLTELGLPWGEEVDAVFSWPQNGKTYLVRGRQYWRYDEAAARPDPGYPRDLSLWEGAPPSPDDVTVSNTGDTYFFKGAHYWRFPMGSIKSEPNAPQPMGPEWLDCPAPSAGPHAPRPPKATPESRGCDCQCELNQASGRRPAPLPLLLLPLLVGGVASR, encoded by the exons ATGCGGCTGCAGGTGCTGCGGTTGCGGCTGAGGCTCCGGCTCCTCgcgctgctgctgccgctgctgctgccgccggCGCGCGCCCCGAAGCCCTCGGCGCAGGACGTGAGCCTGGGCGTG GAGTGGCTGACGCGATATGGTTACCTGCCgccaccccaccctgcccaggCCCAGCTGCAGAGCCCTGAGAAGCTGAGCGATGCCATCAAGGTCATGCAAAGGTTCGCGGGGCTACCAGAGACCGGCCTAATGG ACCCAAGGACTGTGGCCACCATGCGTAAGCCCCGCTGCTCCCTGCCTGACGTGCTAGGGGTGGCGGGGCTGGTCAGGCGTCGGCGCCGGTACGCTCTGAGTGGCAGTGTGTGGAAGAAGCGCACCCTGACGTGGAG GGTGCGTTCCTTCCCCCAGAGTTCCCAGCTGAGGCCAGAGACCGTGCGGGTCCTCATGAACTATGCCCTGATGGCCTGGGGCATGGAGACAGATCTCAAATTCAATGAGGTGGATTCCCCTCAGGGCCAGGAGCCTGACATCCTCATCGACTTTGCCAGCGCCTTCCACCAGGACAGCTACCCCTTTGATGGGGTGGGGGGCACCCTAGCCCATGCCTTCTTCCCCGGGGAGCACCCCATCTCTGGGGACACTCACTTTGATGATGAGGAAACCTGGACTTTTGGGTCAAAAG ATGGCGAGGGGACTGACCTGTTTGCCGTGGCTGTGCATGAGTTCGGCCATGCTCTGGGCCTGGGCCACTCCTCAGCCCCCAACTCCATCATGAGGCCCTTCTACCAGGGCCCAGTGGGTGACCCAGACAAGTACCGCCTGTCTCAGGATGACCGTGATGGCCTGCAGCAGCTCTATG GGAAGGCACCCCAAACCCCACATGACAAGCCCACAAGGAAGCCCCtggctcctccccagcccccggCCGCGCCCCCAGATAG cCCATCCTCCCCCATCCCTGATCGATGTGACGGCAATTTTGACGCCATCGCCAACATCCGAGGGGAAACTTTCTTCTTCAAAG GCCCCTGGTTCTGGCGTCTCCAGCCCTCGGGACAGCTGGTGTCCCCGCGGCCCGCGCGGCTGCACCGCTTTTGGGAGGGTCTGCCCGCCCAGGTGAGGGTAGTGCAGGCCGCCTATGCCCGGCACCGAGACGGCCGAATCCTCCTCTTTAGCG GTCCCCAGTTCTGGGTGTTCCAGGACCGGCAGCTGGAGGGCGGAGCGCGGCCGCTCACCGAGCTGGGGCTGCCCTGGGGGGAGGAGGTGGACGCCGTGTTCTCGTGGCCGCAGAATGGGAAGACCTACCTGGTCCGTGGCCGGCAGTACTGGCGCTACGACGAGGCGGCGGCGCGCCCGGACCCCGGCTACCCTCGTGACCTCAGCCTCTGGGAGGGCGCGCCCCCTTCCCCCGACGATGTCACCGTCAGCAACACAG GTGACACCTATTTCTTCAAGGGCGCCCACTACTGGCGCTTCCCCATGGGCAGCATCAAGTCCGAGCCGAATGCCCCCCAGCCCATGGGGCCCGAGTGGCTGGACTGCCCCGCCCCCAGCGCTGGACCCCACGCCCCCAGGCCCCCCAAAGCGACCCCGGAGTCCAGAGGCTGCGATTGTCAGTGCGAGCTCAACCAGGCCTCAGGACGGCGGCCGGCGCCCCTCCCGCTgctcctcctgcccctgctggTGGGAGGCGTCGCCTCCCGCTGA